A portion of the Thermosediminibacter oceani DSM 16646 genome contains these proteins:
- a CDS encoding V-type ATP synthase subunit D, which produces MEIRVNPTRMELTRLKKRLVTAKRGHKLLKDKQDELIKKFMDMVKQNKALREEVERELAGAFKSFTMARSQMPANVVEESLMIPSARVSIDVKKENIMSVNVPRIEISREEGKNLFPYGLASTSAEMDSAIRTLSAMLPKMLKLAEIEKACQLMADEIEKTRRRVNALEYVLIPQLENTIKYITMKLDENERSSRTRLMKIKEMVMQG; this is translated from the coding sequence ATGGAAATACGGGTAAATCCTACCCGGATGGAGCTTACAAGGTTGAAAAAGAGGCTTGTGACCGCAAAACGCGGCCACAAGCTCCTGAAAGACAAGCAGGATGAGCTCATAAAGAAGTTTATGGACATGGTCAAGCAGAATAAGGCCCTGCGCGAGGAGGTCGAGCGCGAGCTTGCCGGTGCTTTCAAAAGTTTCACCATGGCAAGAAGCCAGATGCCCGCCAACGTGGTGGAAGAAAGTCTCATGATTCCCTCGGCCAGGGTCAGCATAGACGTCAAAAAGGAAAACATTATGAGCGTCAACGTGCCCAGGATAGAGATATCCCGGGAAGAGGGGAAAAACCTTTTCCCTTACGGCCTGGCGAGCACTTCGGCGGAAATGGACTCGGCCATCCGCACCCTGTCGGCCATGCTGCCGAAGATGTTGAAGCTGGCGGAAATCGAGAAGGCTTGCCAGCTCATGGCCGATGAGATAGAAAAGACCCGCCGCAGGGTAAACGCCCTGGAATACGTCCTGATACCGCAGCTCGAAAATACCATAAAATACATCACCATGAAGCTGGACGAAAACGAACGTTCCAGCCGCACAAGGCTGATGAAGATAAAGGAAATGGTGATGCAGGGATAA
- a CDS encoding V-type ATP synthase subunit B, with product MLREYKTAREIVGPLMLVENVEGVKYNELVEIETGDGEIRRGQVLEVNGDKALVQLFEGSTGLNINDCKVRFVGKSIELGVSTDMLGRVFDGFGRPRDKGPMIIPEKRLDINGSPINPTARDYPSEFIQTGISAIDGLNTLVRGQKLPIFSGSGLPHAQLAAQIARQAKVLGTDSKFAVVFAAMGITFEEADYFISDFRRTGAIDRTVLFINLANDPAIERIATPRMALTCAEFLAFEKDMHVLVILTDMTNYCEALREVSAARKEVPGRRGYPGYLYTDLSTIYERAGRIRGRKGSITQIPILTMPEDDKTHPIPDLTGYITEGQIILSRELHRKGIYPPIDVLPSLSRLKDKGIGRGKTREDHADTMNQLFASYARGKQAKELAVILGEAALSDTDKLYAKFADEFEARYVAQREDEDRSIEETLTIGWELLTILPKAELKRVRDEYIEKYLPEKGEE from the coding sequence ATGCTTAGGGAGTATAAAACCGCCCGGGAAATCGTAGGACCGCTGATGCTGGTCGAAAACGTGGAAGGCGTCAAGTACAACGAGCTCGTGGAAATCGAGACCGGGGACGGAGAAATCCGCCGGGGACAGGTGCTGGAGGTCAACGGCGACAAAGCGCTGGTTCAGCTGTTTGAAGGTTCCACGGGGCTTAATATAAACGACTGCAAGGTAAGGTTTGTCGGAAAGAGCATCGAACTCGGAGTTTCAACCGACATGCTGGGCAGGGTTTTCGATGGCTTCGGCCGTCCAAGGGACAAAGGACCCATGATCATACCGGAAAAACGGCTGGATATAAACGGAAGCCCCATCAACCCGACGGCCCGCGACTATCCTTCCGAGTTCATCCAGACGGGAATATCCGCCATCGACGGGCTGAACACCCTGGTAAGGGGGCAGAAGCTCCCGATATTCTCGGGTTCCGGTCTGCCCCACGCCCAGCTGGCAGCGCAGATAGCAAGGCAGGCCAAGGTGCTCGGCACCGATAGCAAGTTCGCCGTAGTGTTTGCGGCGATGGGTATAACCTTCGAGGAAGCCGACTATTTCATTTCGGATTTCAGGCGCACCGGCGCCATCGACCGAACGGTGCTGTTCATTAACCTGGCCAACGATCCGGCCATCGAGCGTATAGCAACCCCGCGTATGGCCTTGACCTGTGCGGAATTCCTGGCATTCGAGAAAGACATGCACGTGCTCGTCATCCTGACGGACATGACAAACTACTGCGAGGCCCTGCGCGAAGTATCGGCAGCCAGGAAGGAAGTTCCCGGCCGCAGGGGCTATCCCGGTTACCTCTACACCGACCTTTCGACCATATACGAGAGGGCGGGTCGAATAAGGGGCAGGAAGGGGTCCATCACCCAGATACCCATTTTGACCATGCCCGAAGACGACAAGACCCACCCGATACCCGACCTCACCGGGTATATTACAGAAGGGCAGATAATCTTAAGCCGCGAACTCCACAGGAAGGGCATCTATCCTCCGATAGACGTGCTTCCGTCCCTGTCGCGACTTAAGGATAAGGGTATCGGCCGCGGCAAGACCCGGGAAGACCATGCGGACACCATGAACCAGCTGTTTGCATCGTACGCCCGCGGTAAGCAGGCGAAGGAGCTGGCGGTAATCCTGGGAGAGGCCGCCCTTTCCGATACGGATAAGCTTTATGCAAAATTCGCCGACGAGTTCGAGGCAAGATACGTGGCCCAGAGGGAAGACGAGGACAGGAGCATTGAGGAAACGTTGACGATAGGGTGGGAGCTCCTGACGATCCTGCCGAAGGCCGAGCTCAAGAGGGTACGGGACGAATATATCGAAAAATACCTTCCAGAAAAAGGAGAAGAATAG
- a CDS encoding helix-turn-helix domain-containing protein, with the protein MTKGRNTTLEERIQIVKYCLEHNRNYIETAEKYQVSYQQVRSWVIKYDKSGVDALIDRRGKRKSEDEFTEIHRLKAQNKLLEARNRWLEMENEVLKKLQEIEGGRY; encoded by the coding sequence ATGACCAAAGGACGTAATACCACATTGGAAGAACGTATACAAATCGTAAAATACTGTTTAGAGCATAACAGAAACTACATTGAAACCGCCGAGAAATATCAGGTTTCCTATCAACAGGTTCGCAGTTGGGTAATAAAATACGATAAATCCGGTGTAGACGCCCTAATTGATAGAAGGGGCAAACGCAAATCTGAAGATGAATTTACAGAGATACATAGGTTAAAAGCCCAGAACAAGCTTCTGGAAGCAAGGAATAGGTGGCTTGAAATGGAGAACGAAGTCCTAAAAAAACTCCAAGAAATAGAAGGGGGGCGGTATTAA
- a CDS encoding C39 family peptidase: MRKISVFILIFSFIFNFSNLSFASDAVDKYYFSVEKEYAELFLSKIGHPSTVSNPIQLKNIDGKLEALCFTIDNGGYLIININDLSIPELSFKNQSPFKNLNGTYIYNGPLAYFEKVGEDLISLKSGQVVKNKFKFKYYKDKIDKIKKLNDLKQEISIQGITIEKYLSIPLHTWYKPGGYCGSIAGAIVMMFYDEAVNDNYVDSNLENENLIDFMIPYIDGSEPGSSTSDLTNGLTAYLRVRNFSNTAISTSSYSFSTIKTKINNNRPIIIDTDNDPTYNEHWIIAHGYYVHGNNIDKYVIVNDGWGNNDVWLEADRSSLDDMVYLQY; the protein is encoded by the coding sequence ATGAGAAAAATTTCGGTATTTATATTAATTTTCTCGTTTATTTTTAATTTTTCTAATTTGAGTTTTGCCAGTGATGCGGTTGATAAGTATTATTTTTCTGTTGAAAAAGAATATGCTGAACTATTTTTATCTAAAATTGGTCATCCATCTACTGTAAGTAATCCAATTCAATTAAAAAATATTGATGGTAAATTAGAAGCACTTTGTTTTACTATTGATAACGGGGGATATCTTATTATTAATATTAATGACTTATCTATCCCAGAATTATCGTTTAAAAATCAAAGTCCATTTAAAAATTTGAATGGTACATATATATATAATGGTCCACTTGCATACTTTGAAAAAGTCGGTGAAGATTTAATTTCATTAAAAAGCGGCCAAGTAGTAAAAAATAAATTCAAATTTAAGTATTACAAAGACAAAATTGATAAAATAAAAAAATTGAATGATTTAAAACAGGAAATATCCATTCAAGGCATAACAATTGAAAAATATCTTAGCATTCCATTACATACGTGGTATAAGCCAGGGGGATACTGTGGTTCTATAGCAGGGGCTATTGTAATGATGTTTTATGATGAAGCTGTAAATGATAATTATGTTGATTCTAATTTGGAAAACGAAAATTTGATTGATTTCATGATTCCGTATATAGATGGAAGTGAACCTGGAAGTTCTACTTCTGACCTTACCAATGGTCTTACAGCTTACTTGCGTGTTAGGAATTTTTCAAATACGGCTATCAGTACATCTTCTTACAGTTTTTCAACTATAAAAACCAAAATTAACAATAATAGACCGATAATTATTGATACTGATAACGATCCGACTTATAATGAACATTGGATAATAGCTCACGGATATTATGTTCATGGCAATAATATTGATAAATATGTTATAGTAAATGACGGATGGGGAAATAATGATGTTTGGTTAGAAGCAGATAGATCATCATTAGATGATATGGTATATTTACAGTATTAA